One window from the genome of Salvelinus namaycush isolate Seneca chromosome 19, SaNama_1.0, whole genome shotgun sequence encodes:
- the wdr75 gene encoding WD repeat-containing protein 75 isoform X2: MVAHAEIRVVHRGGSKINFREPVITNDSRFLLCASGESVKVYSSSSEECVHDLQGHTDLVSGIVRNPSNHLQVYSCSADGTVRLWDFTDGILIKTFIIGYPIYSIYVSENHGGVVFVVVPMANDKSSELFQLVAVHLPRSEDQEVEARELSAVLCDVRPSGAASFGREGEYIAAAKGLQLEVFFFKKQKSYRFFLKPGNKKWAKNAFTCVSCHPKEDCIATGHEDGKIRLWRNFNQKKEYTYSTLHWHHGAVNTLQFTPEGTNLLSGGIESVLVQWRYTQETQMDFLPRLGGAITHIAVSPDGSLFCTSHSDNKITIIQSCVKVSAVIQGLVKGEGVRTNLMIDPRSKALVLNGKPGHLQFYSLHRDKLLYNLDIVQQEYIHEEGLDQFEVVRAAFDTRGDWLATVEERTQKGSELEINLKMWAYDEKTQSFVLNTTVTAPHDDQITAMCFSPSPETTMLVTISFDGHFKAWLLADNSDTTEGASWSCDFVGGYHLLKPGCCCFSADGSLLAVGFQEVVTVWSPSWELLTTLSQPPGAIRDLCFGRLSCSKYLLGTSTKNQLCCWNLLTCSLEWSTPVDVSLLQADPLSENMAAFCSQSGCSDLFVFKPSEPLPLYSQRALCTGKVQHAVFAPRDQMLESCEEHAQWLNRSQLYFLTQHMDLMTFSTKSEEDRLLASSKRLMVDDSVAVTPFYLLLGKHRQQQEALTNPMAERIQLPQGSIAIKELLYTPAHVLPSASFLCSMFVRSLLISSSPAREEKEPVEEEMESEEEDSEGEAELRDARQDLGGSAAWGPGEELGAPALTKAQERELRRVKHFDHSWLSSLLEC, from the exons GTTCCTTTTGTGTGCCTCGGGGGAGTCAGTGAAAGTGTACAGTTCCAGCTCTGAGGAATGCGTCCATGATTTGCAGGGACACACAGACCTGGTGTCAGGCATTGTCCGCAACCCTTCAAACCACCTGCAG GTATACTCGTGCTCAGCAGATGGCACTGTCCGATTGTGGGACTTCACAGATGGCATCCTCATCAAG ACCTTCATTATTGGGTACCCCATCTACTCCATATACGTCTCTGAAAATCATGGAGGAGTTGTGTTTGTCGTCGTCCCAATGGCAAATGACAAAAGCTCTG AGCTGTTCCAGCTGGTAGCTGTTCATCTGCCCCGAAGTGAGGACCAGGAAGTGGAGGCGCGAGAGCTCTCGGCCGTCCTCTGTGATGTCAGACCCTCCGGGGCTGCCTCCTTTGGCAGAGAG GGTGAATACATTGCTGCCGCCAAAGGTTTACAGCTTGAGGTGTTTTTCTTCAAGAAGCAGAAGTCCTACAG GTTTTTCCTCAAGCCGGGGAATAAGAAATGGGCCAAGAATGCCTTCACCTGTGTCTCGTGCCACCCTAAAGAGGACTGTATCGCCACAGGTCACGAGGACGGCAAAATTCGCCTGTG GAGAAACTTCAACCAGAAGAAGGAGTACACATACTCCACCCTACACTGGCACCACGGGGCAGTCAACACACTGCAATTCACCCCTGAAG GCACCAACCTGCTAAGTGGGGGGATAGAATCGGTGCTGGTCCAGTGGCGTTACACACAAGAGACCCAGATGGACTTCCTGCCGCGCCTGGGCGGTGCAATCACACACATTGCCGTGTCACCTGACGGTTCATTGTTCTGCACCTCCCACTCTGACAACA AAATCACTATCATCCAGAGCTGTGTTAAAGTGTCGGCCGTCATCCAGGGGCTGGTCAAGGGTGAGGGTGTGCGGACAAACCTGATGATCGACCCGCGTAGCAAAGCCTTGGTGCTCAACGGGAAACCAGGCCACTTGCAGTTCTACTCTCTCCATCGCGACAAGCTGCTCTACAAT TTGGACATAGTACAGCAGGAGTACATCCACGAAGAGGGTCTGGACCAGTTTGAGGTGGTCAGGGCGGCGTTCGACACCCGCGGCGACTGGCTTGCTACGGTGGAGGAGAGGACGCAAAAAGGCTCTGAGCTAGAGATTAATTTGAAGATGTGGGCGTACGATGAGAAAACTCAGAG TTTTGTGCTGAACACTACAGTCACAGCCCCCCACGATGACCAGATTACAGCCATGTGCTTCAGCCCCTCACCAGAGACCACCATGCTGGTGACCATCAGCTTCGACGGCCACTTCAAAGCCTGGCTGCTGGCAGACAACTCGGACACCACGG AGGGCGCCTCCTGGTCATGTGACTTTGTGGGCGGGTACCACCTCCTTAAGcctggctgctgctgcttctcGGCCGACGGCTCCCTATTGGCTGTCGGTTTCCAGGAAGTGGTGACTGTATGGAGCCCCTCCTGGGAGCTGCTTACCACCCTGTCCCAGCCCCCAGGGGCCATCAG GGACCTTTGTTTTGGAAGGTTAAGCTGTTCCAAGTACCTGTTGGGGACCAGCACCAAGAACCAACTCTGTTGCTGGAACCTCCTCACCTGCTCAC TGGAGTGGAGTACCCCCGTGGATGTGAGCCTGCTCCAGGCCGACCCACTGTCTGAGAACATGGCTGCCTTCTGCAGTCAGTCTGGCTGCTCCGACT TGTTTGTGTTCAAGCCCAGCGAGCCGCTGCCCCTCTACTCCCAGAGGGCCTTGTGCACGGGCAAGGTACAGCATGCCGTCTTCGCCCCGCGCGACCAGATGCTGGAGAGCTGCGAGGAGCACGCTCAATGGCTCAACAGATCCCAGCTCTACTTCCTCACCCAACACATG GATTTGATGACGTTTAGCACTAAGTCTGAGGAGGACAGACTGTTGGCGTCCAGTAAACGG CTCATGGTGGACGACAGTGTTGCCGTGACGCCGTTCTATCTGTTGCTAGGGAAACACAGGCAGCAGCAAGAAGCGCTGACCAATCCCATGGCAGAAAGGATTCAGTTACCACAGGGTTCCATTGCCATCAAGGAG ctGCTATACACCCCAGCCCACGTCCTGCCTTCAGCCTCGTTCCTCTGCTCTATGTTCGTCCGCTCCCTGCTCATCTCCAGCTCTCCTGCCAG AGAGGAAAAGGAACCTGTAGAAGAGGAAATGGAGAGTGAGGAAGAGGACTCTGAAGGGGAAGCAGAGCTCCGAGACGCCAGGCAGGATCTGGGGGGGTCGGCAGCATGGGGCCCAGGTGAGGAGTTGGGGGCACCAGCTCTCACGAAAGCCCAGGAGCGGGAACTGAGGAGAGTGAAACATTTTGACCACAGCTGGCTCAGTAGCCTCCTGGAATGTTAA
- the wdr75 gene encoding WD repeat-containing protein 75 isoform X1, with the protein MVAHAEIRVVHRGGSKINFREPVITNDSRFLLCASGESVKVYSSSSEECVHDLQGHTDLVSGIVRNPSNHLQVYSCSADGTVRLWDFTDGILIKTFIIGYPIYSIYVSENHGGVVFVVVPMANDKSSELFQLVAVHLPRSEDQEVEARELSAVLCDVRPSGAASFGREGEYIAAAKGLQLEVFFFKKQKSYRFFLKPGNKKWAKNAFTCVSCHPKEDCIATGHEDGKIRLWRNFNQKKEYTYSTLHWHHGAVNTLQFTPEGTNLLSGGIESVLVQWRYTQETQMDFLPRLGGAITHIAVSPDGSLFCTSHSDNKITIIQSCVKVSAVIQGLVKGEGVRTNLMIDPRSKALVLNGKPGHLQFYSLHRDKLLYNLDIVQQEYIHEEGLDQFEVVRAAFDTRGDWLATVEERTQKGSELEINLKMWAYDEKTQSFVLNTTVTAPHDDQITAMCFSPSPETTMLVTISFDGHFKAWLLADNSDTTAEGASWSCDFVGGYHLLKPGCCCFSADGSLLAVGFQEVVTVWSPSWELLTTLSQPPGAIRDLCFGRLSCSKYLLGTSTKNQLCCWNLLTCSLEWSTPVDVSLLQADPLSENMAAFCSQSGCSDLFVFKPSEPLPLYSQRALCTGKVQHAVFAPRDQMLESCEEHAQWLNRSQLYFLTQHMDLMTFSTKSEEDRLLASSKRLMVDDSVAVTPFYLLLGKHRQQQEALTNPMAERIQLPQGSIAIKELLYTPAHVLPSASFLCSMFVRSLLISSSPAREEKEPVEEEMESEEEDSEGEAELRDARQDLGGSAAWGPGEELGAPALTKAQERELRRVKHFDHSWLSSLLEC; encoded by the exons GTTCCTTTTGTGTGCCTCGGGGGAGTCAGTGAAAGTGTACAGTTCCAGCTCTGAGGAATGCGTCCATGATTTGCAGGGACACACAGACCTGGTGTCAGGCATTGTCCGCAACCCTTCAAACCACCTGCAG GTATACTCGTGCTCAGCAGATGGCACTGTCCGATTGTGGGACTTCACAGATGGCATCCTCATCAAG ACCTTCATTATTGGGTACCCCATCTACTCCATATACGTCTCTGAAAATCATGGAGGAGTTGTGTTTGTCGTCGTCCCAATGGCAAATGACAAAAGCTCTG AGCTGTTCCAGCTGGTAGCTGTTCATCTGCCCCGAAGTGAGGACCAGGAAGTGGAGGCGCGAGAGCTCTCGGCCGTCCTCTGTGATGTCAGACCCTCCGGGGCTGCCTCCTTTGGCAGAGAG GGTGAATACATTGCTGCCGCCAAAGGTTTACAGCTTGAGGTGTTTTTCTTCAAGAAGCAGAAGTCCTACAG GTTTTTCCTCAAGCCGGGGAATAAGAAATGGGCCAAGAATGCCTTCACCTGTGTCTCGTGCCACCCTAAAGAGGACTGTATCGCCACAGGTCACGAGGACGGCAAAATTCGCCTGTG GAGAAACTTCAACCAGAAGAAGGAGTACACATACTCCACCCTACACTGGCACCACGGGGCAGTCAACACACTGCAATTCACCCCTGAAG GCACCAACCTGCTAAGTGGGGGGATAGAATCGGTGCTGGTCCAGTGGCGTTACACACAAGAGACCCAGATGGACTTCCTGCCGCGCCTGGGCGGTGCAATCACACACATTGCCGTGTCACCTGACGGTTCATTGTTCTGCACCTCCCACTCTGACAACA AAATCACTATCATCCAGAGCTGTGTTAAAGTGTCGGCCGTCATCCAGGGGCTGGTCAAGGGTGAGGGTGTGCGGACAAACCTGATGATCGACCCGCGTAGCAAAGCCTTGGTGCTCAACGGGAAACCAGGCCACTTGCAGTTCTACTCTCTCCATCGCGACAAGCTGCTCTACAAT TTGGACATAGTACAGCAGGAGTACATCCACGAAGAGGGTCTGGACCAGTTTGAGGTGGTCAGGGCGGCGTTCGACACCCGCGGCGACTGGCTTGCTACGGTGGAGGAGAGGACGCAAAAAGGCTCTGAGCTAGAGATTAATTTGAAGATGTGGGCGTACGATGAGAAAACTCAGAG TTTTGTGCTGAACACTACAGTCACAGCCCCCCACGATGACCAGATTACAGCCATGTGCTTCAGCCCCTCACCAGAGACCACCATGCTGGTGACCATCAGCTTCGACGGCCACTTCAAAGCCTGGCTGCTGGCAGACAACTCGGACACCACGG CAGAGGGCGCCTCCTGGTCATGTGACTTTGTGGGCGGGTACCACCTCCTTAAGcctggctgctgctgcttctcGGCCGACGGCTCCCTATTGGCTGTCGGTTTCCAGGAAGTGGTGACTGTATGGAGCCCCTCCTGGGAGCTGCTTACCACCCTGTCCCAGCCCCCAGGGGCCATCAG GGACCTTTGTTTTGGAAGGTTAAGCTGTTCCAAGTACCTGTTGGGGACCAGCACCAAGAACCAACTCTGTTGCTGGAACCTCCTCACCTGCTCAC TGGAGTGGAGTACCCCCGTGGATGTGAGCCTGCTCCAGGCCGACCCACTGTCTGAGAACATGGCTGCCTTCTGCAGTCAGTCTGGCTGCTCCGACT TGTTTGTGTTCAAGCCCAGCGAGCCGCTGCCCCTCTACTCCCAGAGGGCCTTGTGCACGGGCAAGGTACAGCATGCCGTCTTCGCCCCGCGCGACCAGATGCTGGAGAGCTGCGAGGAGCACGCTCAATGGCTCAACAGATCCCAGCTCTACTTCCTCACCCAACACATG GATTTGATGACGTTTAGCACTAAGTCTGAGGAGGACAGACTGTTGGCGTCCAGTAAACGG CTCATGGTGGACGACAGTGTTGCCGTGACGCCGTTCTATCTGTTGCTAGGGAAACACAGGCAGCAGCAAGAAGCGCTGACCAATCCCATGGCAGAAAGGATTCAGTTACCACAGGGTTCCATTGCCATCAAGGAG ctGCTATACACCCCAGCCCACGTCCTGCCTTCAGCCTCGTTCCTCTGCTCTATGTTCGTCCGCTCCCTGCTCATCTCCAGCTCTCCTGCCAG AGAGGAAAAGGAACCTGTAGAAGAGGAAATGGAGAGTGAGGAAGAGGACTCTGAAGGGGAAGCAGAGCTCCGAGACGCCAGGCAGGATCTGGGGGGGTCGGCAGCATGGGGCCCAGGTGAGGAGTTGGGGGCACCAGCTCTCACGAAAGCCCAGGAGCGGGAACTGAGGAGAGTGAAACATTTTGACCACAGCTGGCTCAGTAGCCTCCTGGAATGTTAA